The Nonlabens sp. Hel1_33_55 genome contains the following window.
AGCTCATATGACTTGTAAAACCACGCCAGCGTTTTGCCCTATCTGGACTCGCAGGAGCATAAAATTGCTGTTGAGGTAAGTGTTTGAGTTTAGGACACTCTGTGATGTGTTTTGCAATCATGGCGCCACCTAGCAACGATCCTTCAATTACGTACATTACACCATGGCGCTGCATCTCGTTTTCTACTTTAAAATTGTCGTGAATCTCGGGAAGATTTTCATTGAGTAAATGCAAATCTGCTGCTATCCAACTTGCAATTGATTCATTTTGTAAGGGTGATAATTGTGATTCTACTTTCGCGTAAGCGATATAATTAGCCTTTAAAACTTTAATATATTCATCCAAGCTTATAGTATGATCCATTATTTTACCAGCGCCGCTGATCTGCTCCAGATTTATGTGGGCTTCACGAGTTTCAGCACGCAGGCGTTCCAAAATGTTCATATTACTTGATGATGGTTTTAATGCGGTCTTCTATTCCCATCAGGATTTTTTTGTAGTAATCTTGAGTGTATTCAGAACTATTATGTGATTGAGCGGCTTCTTTTAATAGGCTTTGGATTTCATTTAATTTCTCACGCTCCTTGCGCTCTTTTTCCAATTTCAAAAGAACGACGGCTTTATCTTCTAAAATTCTTTTGAGCATAGGTTCTAATCGCTCATGAAGTTTTGACATATTTTTTTTAAGCAGAAATCCAGAGGCACCTTGCATGACGACTTTGGCGGCCAATTCTTCATCATTAAGCGTTCCCGTGATAACAATAATTGGGATGTTGGGATAGATTTCTTGAACATTTTCAATGACTTCTAATCCCGTAAATCCAACCAATTGAAAATCGGTGAAAACAACGTCTGGAATAAACGTTTTCATGGCATGTCTGGTCTGTATAATCTTGTCGCTAACGACGATTTCAGGATCCTGAATACATTTTCTTATCTGGCGCTGTATCAAGGCAACATCAGTAAAATTATCTTCTACTACAAGTATTTTAAGTGGCTCTTTAATCATCGTTATATAGTATTTGTGTTCAACCAGTAGTCGACCACGTTTTTTAATTTTATTTTAAGGTCACTATAACTTCCAGGTTTGATAATATAGCTGTTGGCACTGTTAGCATAGGCATCTTCTAGATCCTTATGATGGTCACTGGAGCTCAATATCACTCGTGGGATTCGATCTAGTTCGCTCTGAAGATCCAAAGCTTTTAATATTTCAATCCCAGAAACTTTAGGCATATTGATATCAATAAGTAAAAGGCTAGGTCTGGATTTTTTAAGATCACCACTTAATATTTGATTCAATAAATCTTCAGAATCAGAAACTGCTATTAAATGGACATTCTCAAACTGTCGAGAAATGGCACGCGATATCAACTCAATATCTTCTAGTCGATCTTCTATGATAAATATGTTCCTAGCGCTCTTGATCTGGTCCATTTTCTAAATAGAAATTAAATGTTGCTCCTTTGTTGATGTCTGTTTCCACCCAGATTTCTCCTCGATGTCTATGTATAATACGTTGAACAATAGCAAGTCCTACACCGCTACCTTCATACTCTGTCGTGAATAATCTTGTAAACACTCCAAAAATCTTTTCTTGGTATTTGGGATCAATACCTATGCCGTTGTCTTTGACATAATAAATCGCTCTACCATCTTTTTCATAGGACCCTATTTCCACTTGAGGCCCATCTACTTTAGAGGAATATTTGAAAGCATTGGTAATCAAATTAGAAAATAGCTGCAATACCATCATCTTATCTCCAAAGACTGCAGGCATGTCTTCCTGAATTAAGATAGTGGTATTGGGATATTTAATTTCTAATCGATGCTCTAAAACAATGGTTTTACAAAGTTCTACCACATCCTGATAGCCGCTGATGATTTCCGTTTTACTCAAGCCTGAATAGCTCAAGATATCATCCATGAGACCATTCATTTTCTCAGCACTATTGATAATAATCTGAATTGATTTTTTACCGAACTCATCTAGAGATTCACCATAATCCTCCATTAGGATCTGTGCAAAGCCATCGATACCACGCAGCGGTCCCCTCAAATCATGACTAACGCTGTAGCTAAAACTTTCCAATTCCTGATTGAGATTTTCCAATTGCTTATTCAAACGGTTGACTTCTCCATACCTAGAAACGATGACGTTTTTCAAATCATCCACAAATGCGCTTACCGCAGCTTTCTCAAAATCTTTCCATTCCTGGCTGGTGCATCTAACTTCCTCAGTCCATTTTTCAAAGGATTTGCGTGGCGACAGCCTCTCTTCCTTATAACTGTTTGAAGAAGTTTTGACATTCTTGCCGCCCCAAGTCACCTGAGAAACCTGTTCTTTCCTAAACCACATCACAGCATCTTTGCCATCACGACTCAATTTGTGATATAACATTCCAGAAAAGTCTTGAGAATGATCATCCATCCATTCAAAATCGTTTATGAGGCAGTTCGATTCGTAATATTGAGAAGTGTCAAGTTTGACATTTAAGTTATCAATCAACTGCTCTGCAAGTGATCTAGAAGGACAGTGTCCTACAGTTCTATATTCATCATTGTAAAAAACCGCAAAACCATCACTGTTAACTAAATTCTTACCAGTAATATCATAATTACAAACTCCAGCGACAAGATCCCAATCACAGCTTATATTACTAACCAACTGGGCTCTTGTTGACGTGGAACCATTCACCTTTTCAAGTATTTGGTTTGTATTCTTTACATTCAATTGATTCCCGATCATTTCAGAAAGTAATTGACAGGATTTTCTTCTATGAAAGCCTATGAACTTAGGTGAATAATGATGACAGGCTATTAATCCCCATAATTGGCCATCTTTGACAATCGCGCAATTAAGAGTAGCATCTACCTGCATATTTTTTAAGTACTCAATATGGATAGGAGACGACCCTCTCAAATGTGAGTTACCGGTAGGTACTAAAGAGCCCAATACAGGATTAATCGTTGGAATAACATCGCTATAAGCTGACGAGACATTACTCAAGATGCGAACACCTTGTTTTAAAAATAATTTTCTAGCGTTAGCAGGTATATCACCTGCTGGATAATGCAAACCTTTCCACGATTCTAGGTGATCTTCCTTAGATTCCGCTACGACGGTGCCGTTCCAATTCTCATCGAATTCATAGATCATGACACGATCATAACCCAGTAACTGTTTTAATAATTCTGCAGCTTTATCCTTAAGTTGAGATGAACTTGTGGTAGCATTTAGAGCACTAAGAATATGGAGCATTTCCTGTTGAAATCCATAAGAATCCCAATCATCCATCAACGGTTCCACGTCTATGATAAATAGATCATCAACCGTGTGAGGTAGTCCCAGATATTTTTGTTCATTTCTGGAGAATGCAAGCGGCATGTGATCCAACTTGCGTTGTTTCCATTTCTCAAATCCCTGTACTGTGAAATCATCGCAAATAAAATCTAGATTTTTACCTATAGCTTGATGTGGATCGACATCTATGAAGCTGGAAACATTGTCACTTATTTGAAGTATTTCATTTTCAGAATTCAGAACAGCCATGAATCCATGTTGCTGAATTTTGGGGATAAGATGAATGGGTTCCTGCTCACAGGTTTCTAAATCCGTC
Protein-coding sequences here:
- a CDS encoding biliverdin-producing heme oxygenase, translating into MNILERLRAETREAHINLEQISGAGKIMDHTISLDEYIKVLKANYIAYAKVESQLSPLQNESIASWIAADLHLLNENLPEIHDNFKVENEMQRHGVMYVIEGSLLGGAMIAKHITECPKLKHLPQQQFYAPASPDRAKRWRGFTSHMSSLQLSDSQADQIVLAANGTFELFRQSFMGVDNV
- a CDS encoding response regulator, with the protein product MIKEPLKILVVEDNFTDVALIQRQIRKCIQDPEIVVSDKIIQTRHAMKTFIPDVVFTDFQLVGFTGLEVIENVQEIYPNIPIIVITGTLNDEELAAKVVMQGASGFLLKKNMSKLHERLEPMLKRILEDKAVVLLKLEKERKEREKLNEIQSLLKEAAQSHNSSEYTQDYYKKILMGIEDRIKTIIK
- a CDS encoding response regulator — translated: MDQIKSARNIFIIEDRLEDIELISRAISRQFENVHLIAVSDSEDLLNQILSGDLKKSRPSLLLIDINMPKVSGIEILKALDLQSELDRIPRVILSSSDHHKDLEDAYANSANSYIIKPGSYSDLKIKLKNVVDYWLNTNTI
- a CDS encoding ATP-binding protein, translated to MQLTSYPEKTDLETCEQEPIHLIPKIQQHGFMAVLNSENEILQISDNVSSFIDVDPHQAIGKNLDFICDDFTVQGFEKWKQRKLDHMPLAFSRNEQKYLGLPHTVDDLFIIDVEPLMDDWDSYGFQQEMLHILSALNATTSSSQLKDKAAELLKQLLGYDRVMIYEFDENWNGTVVAESKEDHLESWKGLHYPAGDIPANARKLFLKQGVRILSNVSSAYSDVIPTINPVLGSLVPTGNSHLRGSSPIHIEYLKNMQVDATLNCAIVKDGQLWGLIACHHYSPKFIGFHRRKSCQLLSEMIGNQLNVKNTNQILEKVNGSTSTRAQLVSNISCDWDLVAGVCNYDITGKNLVNSDGFAVFYNDEYRTVGHCPSRSLAEQLIDNLNVKLDTSQYYESNCLINDFEWMDDHSQDFSGMLYHKLSRDGKDAVMWFRKEQVSQVTWGGKNVKTSSNSYKEERLSPRKSFEKWTEEVRCTSQEWKDFEKAAVSAFVDDLKNVIVSRYGEVNRLNKQLENLNQELESFSYSVSHDLRGPLRGIDGFAQILMEDYGESLDEFGKKSIQIIINSAEKMNGLMDDILSYSGLSKTEIISGYQDVVELCKTIVLEHRLEIKYPNTTILIQEDMPAVFGDKMMVLQLFSNLITNAFKYSSKVDGPQVEIGSYEKDGRAIYYVKDNGIGIDPKYQEKIFGVFTRLFTTEYEGSGVGLAIVQRIIHRHRGEIWVETDINKGATFNFYLENGPDQER